In Haloarcula hispanica ATCC 33960, one DNA window encodes the following:
- a CDS encoding DsrE/DsrF/TusD sulfur relay family protein, which yields MAYIGFLLTGGPFDSERWRTAYELGRAALDQGHEVSYFHYLDGALVPVADQTLPGCSDSGLYDEMPTEKFQELIADGADVICCGLCVDARGIDAPADYPEGVEVGLLPDLADIIGEADRVVSL from the coding sequence ATGGCGTACATCGGGTTTCTGCTGACAGGCGGTCCCTTCGACAGCGAGCGATGGCGTACCGCCTACGAGCTGGGCCGGGCGGCGCTGGACCAAGGCCACGAGGTGAGCTACTTCCACTACCTCGACGGCGCGCTTGTCCCCGTCGCCGACCAGACGTTGCCCGGCTGTTCGGACAGCGGACTGTACGACGAGATGCCGACAGAGAAGTTTCAGGAGCTTATCGCGGACGGCGCGGACGTCATCTGCTGCGGGCTCTGTGTCGACGCGCGGGGAATCGATGCGCCGGCCGACTACCCCGAGGGCGTCGAAGTCGGGCTGCTTCCGGACCTGGCGGACATCATCGGTGAGGCTGACCGGGTGGTCTCGCTATGA
- a CDS encoding DsrE family protein, which produces MKRDVVVLLTRAPCGRVHIPEGLRAARGVAAGFDMHDVTVIFTQDGVYGARDAVGREALNMSGHVADLAEQGGQMIADRAAMAERGVDEGEIADDVTVWSDDRVTARIRDADHTLDF; this is translated from the coding sequence ATGAAACGAGATGTCGTCGTGTTGCTCACCCGCGCTCCGTGCGGCCGAGTCCACATCCCGGAGGGGCTGCGTGCCGCCCGCGGCGTCGCAGCTGGCTTCGATATGCACGACGTGACGGTGATATTCACCCAGGACGGCGTGTACGGCGCTCGGGACGCTGTCGGCCGCGAGGCGCTCAACATGAGCGGGCACGTCGCCGACTTAGCGGAACAGGGCGGACAGATGATCGCGGACCGCGCGGCGATGGCCGAACGCGGCGTCGACGAGGGTGAAATCGCCGACGACGTAACAGTCTGGTCGGACGACCGCGTCACCGCCCGCATCCGTGACGCCGACCACACACTGGATTTCTGA
- the yqeB gene encoding selenium-dependent molybdenum cofactor biosynthesis protein YqeB, producing the protein MSLFERIDELAGQGVPAALLTIVRKDGSAPRDVGDKMVVTDDEEYGTIGGGTVEHLAVQDARSVLSGADDPGVRTYELERGGNTGMVCGGEMEVFIDRVRGQAWLYIAGGGHISTELAPLAERLGYAVTVVDDREAYADPGQFPDATDVIHGDYGEALGDLPMGTETAVAVATRSGTFDQDAVAAALDGEAGYVGLVASETKANHVLDSLAESGYARRDLSRVRTPVGLDLGGSGPAAVALSILAEVTMDRHDAAGERATRLNLDDLVVVRGGGDLGSGVVYRLQQAGFPVIVTEVEQPTVVRRAVAFGAALYEDEVTVEGVTGQAASDVDEALELLAGDVVPVLVDPEATVADELDAAVLVDAIMAKGKFDTGTRRGDADVVVGMGPGFEAGEDVDAVVETDRGHELGRVFYEGTASEYDGEPGERRGYTHERVLRSPADGNWTPTVAIGDSVTAGDVVGTVDDRPVETEIDGLVRGLVHGGLGVSEGTKLGDVDPRGESVDPAKISDKALCLGGGVLEATLRLR; encoded by the coding sequence ATGAGCCTGTTCGAACGTATCGACGAACTGGCCGGACAAGGGGTGCCGGCGGCCTTGCTGACCATCGTCCGCAAGGACGGCAGTGCACCGCGGGACGTGGGGGACAAGATGGTCGTCACCGACGACGAGGAGTACGGGACCATCGGCGGCGGGACAGTCGAGCACCTCGCCGTCCAAGACGCTCGGTCAGTACTCTCGGGAGCCGACGACCCCGGCGTCCGGACGTACGAACTCGAACGCGGCGGTAACACGGGAATGGTCTGTGGCGGCGAGATGGAGGTGTTCATCGACCGCGTTCGCGGGCAGGCATGGCTCTACATCGCCGGCGGCGGCCACATCAGCACGGAGCTTGCTCCGCTGGCGGAGCGACTGGGCTACGCCGTCACCGTGGTCGACGACCGCGAGGCCTACGCCGACCCGGGGCAGTTTCCCGACGCTACCGACGTGATTCACGGCGACTACGGCGAGGCGCTCGGCGACCTGCCGATGGGGACCGAGACAGCCGTGGCAGTTGCGACGCGGAGCGGGACGTTCGACCAGGACGCCGTCGCTGCGGCGCTGGACGGCGAAGCTGGCTACGTCGGCCTCGTCGCCAGCGAGACGAAGGCCAACCACGTCCTCGACTCGCTCGCCGAGTCGGGGTACGCCCGACGGGACCTCAGCCGGGTCCGAACGCCGGTGGGACTCGACCTCGGCGGGAGCGGGCCGGCCGCCGTCGCACTCTCGATTCTCGCCGAGGTCACCATGGACCGCCACGACGCCGCCGGTGAGCGGGCGACGCGCCTGAACCTCGACGACCTCGTCGTTGTCCGCGGCGGTGGCGACCTCGGGAGCGGCGTGGTCTACCGGCTCCAGCAGGCCGGCTTCCCGGTCATCGTCACCGAAGTCGAACAGCCGACAGTCGTCCGGCGGGCGGTCGCCTTCGGTGCGGCGCTGTACGAGGACGAGGTGACTGTTGAGGGGGTCACCGGCCAGGCAGCTTCTGATGTCGACGAGGCGCTCGAACTGCTCGCCGGCGATGTCGTCCCGGTACTCGTCGACCCAGAGGCAACCGTCGCCGACGAACTCGATGCCGCGGTGCTCGTCGACGCTATCATGGCGAAAGGGAAGTTCGACACCGGCACGCGTCGAGGGGACGCCGACGTAGTTGTCGGGATGGGGCCGGGGTTCGAGGCCGGTGAGGACGTGGACGCGGTCGTCGAAACGGACCGCGGGCACGAACTCGGCCGCGTGTTCTACGAGGGGACTGCGAGCGAATACGACGGCGAGCCCGGCGAACGGCGCGGCTACACTCACGAGCGGGTGCTTCGTTCCCCGGCCGACGGTAATTGGACTCCGACGGTCGCCATCGGCGACAGTGTCACAGCCGGCGACGTGGTCGGCACCGTCGACGACCGGCCGGTCGAGACCGAGATAGACGGGCTGGTTCGCGGTCTGGTCCACGGCGGCCTCGGCGTCAGCGAGGGCACAAAGCTCGGCGACGTCGACCCCCGCGGCGAGTCCGTCGACCCAGCGAAGATCTCCGACAAGGCGCTGTGCCTCGGCGGTGGCGTGCTGGAGGCGACGCTTCGGTTGCGGTAG
- the selD gene encoding selenide, water dikinase SelD, which yields MGTDTAADGDEETTRLTEYTELHGCSCKVGQSDLDSLLADAGLTGDSDALLFGVGEDAAARKLTDELALVSTVDFFTPIVDDPYDFGRVAACNAASDAFATGAVENVDCLVVLGLPRELTDSAASILAGMADALDAMDGVIAGGHTIMSPWPFAGGAISATARPDALLTSQGASPGDRLYLTKPLGTQPAMGATRVTDAQFVETVTDAADRPLDSIASEAIAWMTTPNRDATLACREYATAATDITGFGLAGQSRVMADRSNVGIELTHLPVIAGTPALSTLFGYGLTDGESAETSGGLFVSVPPAATDAVEAAFDDASVFYRAVGRVTGGSGVTLDDLTLEEVRS from the coding sequence GTGGGCACCGATACGGCGGCTGATGGAGACGAGGAGACGACTCGCCTGACGGAGTACACGGAACTCCACGGCTGTTCCTGCAAAGTCGGCCAGAGCGATCTCGATTCGCTGCTCGCCGATGCCGGCCTCACGGGTGACAGCGACGCGCTGCTGTTCGGTGTCGGCGAGGACGCCGCCGCCCGGAAACTTACCGACGAGCTCGCGCTGGTCTCGACGGTGGATTTCTTCACGCCTATCGTCGACGATCCGTACGACTTCGGCCGTGTCGCGGCCTGTAACGCCGCTAGCGACGCGTTCGCCACGGGGGCCGTCGAGAACGTCGACTGCCTGGTCGTCCTCGGCCTCCCACGAGAACTAACCGACAGCGCGGCCTCAATCCTCGCCGGCATGGCCGACGCACTGGACGCGATGGACGGCGTCATCGCCGGCGGCCACACAATCATGAGTCCGTGGCCTTTCGCCGGTGGCGCCATCTCGGCGACAGCACGGCCAGACGCCCTGCTCACTTCGCAGGGGGCCAGCCCGGGCGACCGGCTCTACCTGACCAAACCGCTCGGGACACAGCCGGCTATGGGGGCGACCCGCGTGACCGACGCGCAGTTCGTTGAGACAGTCACCGACGCCGCTGACCGCCCGCTCGACAGTATTGCTTCGGAGGCCATCGCGTGGATGACGACCCCGAACCGGGACGCAACGCTGGCGTGCCGTGAATACGCGACCGCGGCGACCGATATCACCGGATTCGGCCTCGCCGGCCAGAGCCGCGTGATGGCCGACCGCTCGAACGTCGGTATCGAACTGACACACCTCCCGGTCATCGCAGGAACGCCCGCCCTTTCCACGCTTTTCGGATACGGGCTAACTGACGGGGAGAGCGCGGAGACCAGCGGCGGACTGTTCGTCTCTGTCCCGCCGGCCGCGACCGACGCCGTCGAAGCAGCGTTCGACGACGCCAGCGTGTTCTACCGAGCTGTCGGGCGTGTCACGGGCGGCAGCGGCGTTACGCTGGATGACCTGACCCTCGAAGAAGTCCGTTCCTAA
- a CDS encoding sulfurtransferase TusA family protein, translating into MPRVDVRGEICPRPALIVRQALSDLDPGETLVVRGDYPPAEKNLRRMCTTHGIDVTTAETAGESDEFELELQVTEMASLSEA; encoded by the coding sequence ATGCCCCGCGTAGACGTTCGTGGTGAAATCTGTCCCCGGCCGGCGCTCATTGTCCGGCAGGCGCTTTCAGACCTCGACCCTGGGGAGACGCTCGTCGTTCGAGGTGATTACCCACCGGCCGAAAAGAACCTGCGGCGGATGTGTACGACTCACGGCATCGACGTGACGACCGCAGAGACCGCCGGCGAGTCCGACGAGTTCGAACTCGAACTTCAGGTGACCGAGATGGCGTCGCTATCGGAGGCCTGA
- the yqeC gene encoding selenium cofactor biosynthesis protein YqeC produces MHLAAALGLGSSAAVAFVGAGGKKTAMGQLTAEGTDEGYDVGYTTTTAMPPPPDLPLTLTGPDEWCDDLDEHEPPVAFARERVADPARVDWKVRGFDASVVEQLSEAGLFDWLLVKADGARKREFKAPGAREPVVPRTASHVVPVASVAAVGEVLTTDVVHRPERVADITGLDVGDTITVEAVGTVLTHPEGGLRNAPTEASVIPLVNKADTESQRRTARDVLSHALSQTGRCSRGVITSFASDICEVVAATDVQEDQR; encoded by the coding sequence ATGCATCTGGCTGCTGCGCTGGGTCTGGGTTCCAGCGCTGCTGTCGCCTTTGTCGGGGCCGGTGGGAAGAAAACCGCGATGGGACAGTTGACCGCCGAAGGAACCGACGAGGGGTACGATGTGGGTTACACGACAACGACAGCGATGCCACCGCCGCCTGACCTGCCGCTGACGCTCACTGGCCCGGACGAGTGGTGCGACGACCTCGACGAACACGAACCGCCAGTTGCCTTCGCTCGCGAGAGGGTAGCCGATCCGGCGCGAGTCGACTGGAAGGTTCGCGGATTCGACGCGAGTGTGGTGGAACAGCTATCCGAGGCTGGACTGTTCGACTGGCTGCTCGTCAAGGCTGACGGCGCACGCAAGCGCGAGTTCAAAGCGCCCGGTGCTAGGGAACCGGTCGTACCGAGGACAGCGAGCCACGTCGTTCCGGTCGCCTCAGTCGCCGCCGTCGGTGAAGTGCTGACGACGGACGTGGTCCACCGGCCGGAGCGGGTAGCGGACATCACAGGCCTCGATGTGGGCGACACCATTACGGTGGAGGCTGTCGGGACAGTGCTCACACATCCTGAGGGTGGGCTCCGAAACGCGCCAACCGAGGCGTCTGTGATACCGCTGGTCAACAAAGCGGATACCGAATCACAGCGGCGTACCGCCAGAGACGTTCTCAGCCACGCACTGTCGCAGACAGGCCGGTGTTCTCGGGGCGTGATTACGTCGTTCGCGTCGGATATCTGTGAGGTCGTCGCTGCGACGGATGTGCAGGAGGACCAGCGGTGA
- a CDS encoding nucleotidyltransferase family protein gives MSGQHRTEVGGVVLAAGRSSRYEPGNKLLATIGGRAVVRQVAETACESPLSDVVAVLGYEGVAVAEALEALSVSLRHNDDYAAGQSASVRHGVDYAQESGWDAALFLLGDMPFVRAETIEVLIEAYRTGTATVVVPEHEGTRGNPVLFDGYHFDALASVSGDRGGRDIIETTERTAFIEVEDPGIHWDIDTDADLAEFADRRDSL, from the coding sequence ATGAGCGGGCAGCACCGGACCGAAGTCGGTGGCGTCGTCCTCGCCGCTGGGCGGAGTTCACGGTACGAGCCGGGTAACAAACTACTGGCAACCATCGGCGGAAGGGCAGTCGTCCGACAGGTAGCCGAAACCGCATGTGAGTCACCGCTGTCGGACGTTGTCGCCGTCCTCGGATACGAGGGCGTGGCTGTCGCTGAGGCGCTAGAGGCGCTCTCAGTTTCGCTTCGTCATAACGACGATTACGCGGCCGGCCAGAGCGCGTCGGTTCGACATGGAGTCGACTATGCACAGGAATCCGGCTGGGACGCCGCCCTGTTCCTACTGGGCGATATGCCCTTCGTCCGGGCCGAAACTATCGAGGTGCTTATCGAAGCGTACCGTACAGGGACGGCAACCGTCGTCGTTCCCGAACACGAGGGGACGCGGGGCAACCCCGTGCTATTCGACGGCTACCACTTCGATGCGCTCGCCTCAGTCTCCGGCGACCGCGGCGGTCGGGATATCATCGAGACCACCGAGCGGACAGCGTTCATCGAGGTTGAGGACCCCGGCATCCACTGGGATATCGATACCGATGCTGACCTCGCCGAGTTCGCGGACCGCCGCGACAGCCTGTAA
- a CDS encoding Rid family detoxifying hydrolase — MKRTISTADAPDAVGAYSQATTNGSLVFTAGQIPMTPDGDLLDDEPIATQAEQALSNVEAVIASEGLEMSDVLKVTVYLDDIDDFESMNDTYAGFFDDEPPARSAVEVASLPKDVGVEIEAIATSE; from the coding sequence ATGAAACGGACCATCAGCACGGCCGATGCACCCGATGCGGTCGGCGCGTACAGCCAGGCGACGACAAACGGCTCGCTCGTGTTCACCGCGGGCCAGATTCCGATGACGCCAGACGGCGACCTGCTGGACGACGAACCGATAGCGACGCAGGCGGAACAGGCGCTATCGAACGTCGAAGCGGTGATAGCTTCGGAGGGACTGGAGATGAGCGACGTGTTGAAAGTGACCGTCTATCTGGACGACATCGACGATTTCGAGTCGATGAACGACACGTACGCCGGCTTTTTCGACGACGAGCCGCCGGCCCGGAGCGCGGTCGAGGTCGCAAGCCTGCCAAAGGACGTGGGAGTCGAAATCGAAGCAATCGCGACGAGCGAGTAA
- a CDS encoding 5'-deoxyadenosine deaminase: MLLTGTVVADSETVLQDGAVVVSGDRIEAVGSRAELESQYADHEHQSYDVLLPGLVGGHIHSVQSLGRGIADDTELLDWLFDYILPMEASLTAEEMEVAAKLGYLEMIESGTTTCIDHLSVAHADRAFEAAGEIGIRGVLGKVLMDQRSPDGLLEDTQAALEESERLIQQYHGAYNDRIRYAVTPRFAVSCSEACLRGVRELVDKYDGVRIHTHASENQSEIETVKEDTGMRNIHWLDEVGLTGEDVVLAHCVWTDESEREVLAETGTHVTHCPSSNMKLASGIAPIWDYRDRGINVAIGNDGPPCNNTLDAFTEMRQASLLQKVDQLDPTVTPAAEIFEMATRNGAKAAGFDELGAIREGWRADIVGLDTDLTRATPLHDVLSHLVFAAHGDDVRFTMVDGNVLMEHGEVTTIDADAVREEASTMGLEMDLEDERKSAQEQKP, from the coding sequence ATGCTACTCACTGGGACTGTCGTTGCGGATTCTGAGACCGTCCTGCAGGACGGGGCGGTCGTCGTCTCCGGGGACCGTATCGAGGCTGTGGGTTCACGTGCCGAACTCGAATCGCAGTACGCCGACCACGAACACCAGTCCTACGACGTGCTGTTGCCGGGACTCGTCGGCGGCCACATCCACTCCGTACAGAGCCTTGGCCGTGGCATCGCCGACGACACGGAACTGCTCGACTGGCTATTCGACTACATTCTGCCGATGGAGGCCTCCTTGACCGCCGAGGAGATGGAAGTCGCGGCGAAACTGGGCTATCTGGAGATGATCGAAAGCGGGACTACGACCTGTATCGACCACCTCTCGGTCGCCCACGCGGACCGCGCCTTCGAAGCGGCGGGCGAGATCGGTATCCGTGGCGTGCTCGGCAAGGTGCTGATGGACCAGCGCTCGCCGGATGGGCTGCTGGAGGATACGCAGGCCGCACTGGAGGAGTCCGAGCGGCTCATTCAGCAGTATCACGGTGCCTACAACGACCGGATTCGGTACGCTGTCACCCCGCGATTCGCCGTCTCCTGTAGCGAGGCCTGTCTCCGGGGAGTGCGCGAACTCGTGGACAAATACGACGGCGTCCGCATCCACACCCACGCCAGTGAGAACCAGAGCGAAATCGAGACGGTCAAAGAGGATACCGGGATGCGCAACATCCACTGGCTCGACGAGGTGGGTCTCACCGGTGAGGACGTCGTCCTTGCGCACTGCGTCTGGACCGACGAGAGCGAGCGCGAAGTCCTCGCAGAAACGGGGACGCACGTCACCCACTGCCCGTCCTCGAACATGAAACTCGCCAGCGGCATCGCGCCGATCTGGGACTACCGTGACCGCGGTATCAACGTCGCCATCGGCAACGACGGACCGCCCTGTAACAACACGCTCGACGCGTTCACCGAGATGCGACAGGCGAGTCTCCTCCAGAAGGTCGATCAGCTAGACCCGACAGTGACGCCCGCGGCCGAGATCTTCGAGATGGCGACGCGCAACGGCGCGAAAGCCGCCGGCTTCGACGAACTCGGCGCGATTCGGGAGGGGTGGCGCGCCGACATCGTCGGTCTGGATACGGACCTTACGCGGGCGACGCCGCTGCACGACGTGCTCTCCCATCTAGTGTTTGCGGCCCACGGCGACGACGTCCGCTTCACGATGGTCGACGGGAACGTGCTTATGGAACACGGCGAGGTAACCACCATCGACGCCGACGCCGTGCGTGAAGAGGCCTCGACTATGGGGCTTGAGATGGACCTCGAAGACGAACGCAAGTCCGCACAGGAACAGAAGCCCTGA
- a CDS encoding 30S ribosomal protein S17, translating into MQADPQEIIDIGDRLLSEYPELFTEQYETNTRLVQRLASVDSFRTQTRLTRYITRQKRTRNGSER; encoded by the coding sequence ATGCAGGCCGACCCCCAGGAGATAATCGACATCGGCGACAGGCTACTGTCGGAGTACCCCGAACTGTTTACTGAGCAGTACGAGACAAACACTCGTCTCGTTCAGCGACTTGCCAGCGTGGATTCGTTTCGTACCCAAACCAGACTCACTAGATACATCACCCGTCAAAAACGGACACGGAACGGCTCGGAAAGATGA
- the nadE gene encoding NAD(+) synthase, with product MSKATHPHTLTLPREDHGLATSKAATRRIQGILPVFLENKITEAEANGLVVPLDGSIESTVAAALAVDGIGADYVTGLVMPVQLSDEGPARTAETVASLLDIDCHRLNLQPVLTAFQRVVGETGGPTDDLVAMQNAGERFRMACKYYVANTRNELVVGTVSRTDRLLGSVAKHGENGVDLSLFGDLYRTEIEALAAALAVPSDLLDQSPHPMEHTGATDAAELGIDQRDLDSVLHFAIDRGCSVSAVADKVGVSESVVERTVQWCASTRHKRHTPPKPSMDN from the coding sequence GTGAGTAAAGCGACGCACCCTCACACGCTCACACTCCCGCGTGAGGACCACGGATTGGCGACGTCGAAGGCAGCGACCAGACGGATACAGGGAATCCTTCCGGTGTTCCTGGAGAACAAGATCACGGAGGCGGAGGCTAACGGACTGGTCGTTCCGCTCGACGGCAGCATCGAATCGACAGTTGCGGCGGCGCTGGCTGTCGACGGCATCGGGGCCGACTACGTGACTGGACTGGTGATGCCGGTACAGCTAAGCGACGAGGGGCCTGCTCGGACGGCTGAAACCGTCGCGTCGCTGCTTGACATCGACTGTCACCGGCTCAATCTGCAGCCAGTGCTGACGGCGTTCCAGCGAGTTGTCGGTGAGACCGGGGGGCCGACCGACGACCTCGTGGCGATGCAAAACGCTGGCGAACGCTTCCGGATGGCGTGTAAGTACTACGTCGCAAACACCAGGAACGAACTCGTTGTAGGGACTGTCTCCCGGACTGACCGACTGCTGGGCTCCGTTGCGAAACACGGCGAGAACGGCGTGGACCTGTCGCTGTTTGGCGACCTCTATAGAACTGAGATCGAGGCCCTGGCTGCTGCACTTGCGGTTCCATCGGACCTCCTCGACCAGTCACCCCATCCAATGGAGCACACTGGGGCAACTGATGCGGCGGAACTGGGTATCGACCAGCGAGACCTCGACAGCGTCCTCCACTTCGCGATTGATAGAGGCTGTTCCGTGTCGGCGGTGGCTGACAAGGTCGGTGTCAGCGAATCTGTCGTTGAGCGTACGGTTCAGTGGTGTGCCAGTACGCGCCACAAGCGACACACGCCACCAAAGCCATCGATGGATAACTGA
- a CDS encoding archaea-specific SMC-related protein: MTWNIEIERIAGILDGSATVEPGVNVVRGSNWQGKSSFIESVKTALGTSTELTEGADSGAVHLETPTGVYDVTLTRENGTVVRHGEPYLSDEYDVIRAELFACLDERNEVRRAVRTGENLEDVLLRPLDFQNIDSQIETLQREREQIETELTQAREAKKRLPSVQEKVTRLENEIEDLRAKRETIDSEAGSDDSPESVRRQLSQARTEQNQAKNRVERLEQSIERTEQRLSERQDALDALEIPEYNDVADKLSEARESLSQVERDAEVLQSVYSATEMVLSEDRLDLLTEVERDIDGDTVACWTCGSETTRADLADQLDALGNELTALRAQKETYRDTVEELETQREEISQARRRKADLEEDIAELEATLADRKQSLDAARNRLEQAQSDVEQLSDHVDAAVAELSDVESEIKYREAELEDTADELAQLETRAARVDTLETDLETVRDDLAELRNRKDRIKRETREAFDTAMKDILSRFGTGFETARLTADFDIVVARDGQEASLDALSEGELELIGFVAALAGRQSFDVGDAVPLLLVDGLGGLDDDNLHTLTEYLQQGTEYLVFTAYPEYTAFDGREIDPTQWTVANEKEASAD; encoded by the coding sequence ATGACCTGGAACATCGAAATCGAACGAATCGCGGGTATACTTGACGGATCGGCGACAGTAGAGCCGGGAGTGAACGTCGTCCGTGGCTCGAACTGGCAAGGGAAATCGAGCTTCATCGAATCTGTCAAGACGGCCCTTGGCACCTCCACTGAACTGACCGAAGGCGCAGACAGCGGTGCGGTGCACCTCGAAACGCCAACCGGTGTCTACGACGTGACGCTTACCCGAGAGAACGGTACCGTAGTCCGGCACGGCGAGCCGTACCTCAGCGACGAGTACGACGTGATCCGCGCTGAACTGTTCGCGTGTCTGGACGAGCGTAACGAAGTCCGTCGCGCTGTCCGGACAGGAGAAAACCTCGAGGACGTGCTGTTACGGCCGCTGGACTTCCAGAACATCGACTCGCAGATCGAGACGTTACAACGGGAACGCGAACAGATCGAAACGGAACTCACGCAGGCACGCGAGGCCAAAAAGCGGCTCCCCAGCGTGCAAGAGAAAGTGACACGGCTGGAAAACGAGATCGAAGACCTGCGGGCCAAACGCGAGACGATCGACAGTGAGGCAGGAAGCGACGACAGTCCGGAGTCGGTCCGCCGCCAACTCAGCCAAGCTCGGACTGAACAGAACCAGGCGAAAAACCGCGTCGAACGACTCGAACAAAGTATCGAGCGGACGGAACAGCGTCTCTCGGAGCGCCAGGACGCTCTCGACGCTCTCGAAATACCGGAGTACAATGACGTCGCGGACAAACTCTCGGAGGCGCGCGAGAGCCTCTCGCAAGTGGAGCGAGACGCCGAGGTACTCCAGTCCGTGTACTCGGCCACTGAGATGGTACTCAGCGAGGACCGGCTTGACCTGCTTACCGAGGTGGAGCGCGATATCGACGGTGACACCGTCGCCTGTTGGACGTGCGGCAGTGAGACGACACGGGCGGACTTGGCTGACCAACTGGACGCGCTCGGAAACGAACTCACGGCGCTCCGGGCCCAGAAAGAGACCTACCGAGATACTGTCGAGGAACTGGAAACACAGCGCGAGGAGATCAGCCAGGCCCGCCGTCGAAAGGCCGATCTAGAGGAAGACATCGCTGAGCTAGAGGCGACGCTGGCCGACCGGAAACAGAGCCTCGACGCAGCCAGAAACAGGCTCGAACAGGCTCAGTCGGACGTGGAGCAGCTTTCGGACCACGTTGATGCGGCCGTGGCGGAGCTTTCGGACGTCGAAAGTGAGATCAAGTACCGCGAGGCCGAACTCGAAGACACCGCCGACGAACTGGCGCAACTCGAAACGAGGGCGGCCCGTGTCGACACGCTCGAAACCGACCTCGAAACCGTCCGTGACGACCTCGCGGAACTTCGAAACCGGAAAGACCGAATCAAGCGTGAGACACGGGAAGCGTTCGACACCGCGATGAAGGATATCCTCTCCCGATTCGGGACAGGGTTCGAAACGGCTCGACTCACCGCTGACTTCGATATTGTGGTCGCCCGCGACGGCCAGGAAGCGAGCTTAGATGCCCTCAGCGAGGGGGAACTCGAACTCATCGGCTTTGTGGCAGCGCTGGCCGGTCGGCAGTCGTTCGATGTCGGCGACGCTGTGCCACTTCTGCTCGTCGACGGCCTGGGCGGGCTCGACGACGACAACCTCCACACCCTCACCGAGTACCTGCAGCAGGGAACGGAGTATCTGGTGTTTACTGCGTACCCGGAATACACGGCGTTCGACGGACGCGAGATCGACCCGACCCAGTGGACTGTTGCGAACGAGAAAGAGGCCTCGGCCGACTGA
- the rdfA gene encoding rod-determining factor RdfA gives MAVNSGCKVDAVIDKYGLASTDPVYDTLDDGLLARWTGADDRTEMGYRSLTAWFNKRLLKQVYTEHGRETLDTRVDSDYDTLRGDDDLRRDELIERLQATGIPGASLHDDMVSWGTMRTHLNDCLDGEKEPRKATTNWEQESVATAKTVVERKAETALSSLAKKGDIEGGDTAEIEAQIQLGCPDCPTRVPFDVALERGYVCKQHRSANLSTHDS, from the coding sequence ATGGCTGTTAACTCCGGTTGCAAAGTAGACGCGGTTATCGACAAGTACGGGTTGGCATCAACAGACCCAGTCTACGACACCCTTGATGATGGCCTGCTCGCACGCTGGACGGGCGCTGATGACCGAACCGAAATGGGGTATCGGTCGCTGACAGCGTGGTTCAACAAACGGCTGCTTAAACAAGTCTATACCGAACACGGGCGTGAAACCCTTGACACGCGTGTAGACAGCGATTACGACACGTTGCGTGGTGACGACGACTTGCGACGGGACGAACTCATCGAGCGACTGCAAGCTACGGGTATCCCGGGAGCGTCGCTTCACGACGATATGGTGTCGTGGGGAACGATGCGAACGCACCTCAACGACTGTTTAGACGGTGAAAAAGAGCCCAGGAAGGCGACAACTAACTGGGAGCAGGAGAGCGTGGCAACGGCCAAAACGGTCGTCGAACGGAAGGCCGAAACGGCACTGTCCTCGCTCGCGAAAAAGGGTGATATCGAGGGCGGTGACACCGCGGAGATAGAGGCCCAGATACAACTCGGATGCCCGGACTGTCCGACCCGTGTTCCGTTCGATGTTGCACTCGAACGTGGGTACGTCTGCAAGCAACACCGGAGCGCGAACTTGTCAACACACGATTCATGA